The following nucleotide sequence is from Geminocystis sp. NIES-3708.
TTAGAAAAAATACCTTCAGAAGCATGGGAATATAAACTAGGTAATCGTAGTGCTTTAGAATGGATTTTAGACCAATATAAAGAGAAAAAACCTAAGGATAAAACGATCGCAGAAAAGTTCAATAACTATAAATTGGCTGATTATAAAGAGCAAGTAATAGACTTATTAATGAGAGTTACTACCGTTAGTATTGAAACAATAAAAATAATTAACCAAATGAATAAATAAAACTAAATAATTACTATTTTAGTATTGATAATATATCTATCACTTTCTTTAATATTATTAAAAATTTATTCACTATTAAAAATAAATATAATCAATAAAAACTTACTATATGACTTATTTAATACCTAAATTACCTTTAAAAATTGACTTAGAAACTAAAACAATCTTAAAAAAATTAATTAATGCAAAATCAGCCCTGATGAAATTAGATGGTGTCTCTAACATTATCCCTAATAAAGAAATATTAATTAACACCTTATCCCTTCAAGAAGCTAAAAATAGCTCTCTTGTAGAAAATATTATTACCACCGATGAAGATTTATTTAAAAGTAATTCTTTTGAAAATGAATTTTCTACCATTGAATCAAAAGAAGTTTATCTTTATGCAGATGCCCTAAAAAAAGGCTATCAATTAGTAAAAAAACATCAATTATTAACTAATAATTATATAAAAGAAATACAACGAATTTTAAAACAAAGTGATGGTAACTTTCGTAAAGGTTCAGGTACAAATCTAACCAACGATCGTACTGGAGAAATAATTTATAGTCCACCTCAAGACTATAACCAAATTTTAAACTTAATGGATAACTTAGAAAAATTCATCAATGATGATAGTATCAGTGACTTAGATCCTTTAATCAAAATGGCGATTATTCATCATCAATTTGAAAGTATCCATCCTTTTCCTGATGGTAATGGACGTACAGGTAGAATTATTAATGTTCTCTATTTAGTTAAACATAATCTACTCGAAACACCTATTTTATATCTATCTCGATATATCAATGACCATAAAAACGAATATTATCGTTTACTCCAAGCCGTCAGAGATGATCTTACCCTTGAGTCATGGGAAAACTGGGTTTTATATATGCTCAAAGGAATTGAAGAAACATCCCTTCAAAGTATCACCGTAATAGAAAAAATCAAAGATTTAATGCAATCTCATAAAAACAAAATGAAAAAAGAATTGCCCAAAATCTATAGCCAAGACTTACTCAACGCTACTTTTAACTATCCTTACACTACTACTAGCATTTTAGAAAGAGAATTAAAAAAATCTCGTGTTACGATAAATAAATATTTAGATGAACTTTGTAACATTGATTTGGCAACTAAAATAAAAAAAGGTAGAGAAAATTACTATATTAATACAGATTTAGTTACCCTTCTATGCAATATAAATAAATGATTTATGACAAAATAATGGTCAATTTGTCTTAATTATAATACATATAATATTATTCCTACCTGTATAGAGATTAGGGTTTTTCTATACAAATAGTATAATACCTGTATAGAGATTAGGGTTTTTCTATGCAAGATTTCAAAACTTTCATTTTTGAGGTTTTTAATCACAATAATTTACCTTTTATTTTTCTAATTTATTAATAAAATTCAAACTAATTTCTATTGCTTTTAAGTAATCACGGCTGTCAAATTTACTGGGATTGTCTAGGATAAATTCAAGTTTATCAAGTGCCTTATCGACTATAGATTTAATCTTTATATCAGCCTCAATTAATAACTTTTTTTGCCACAATTTTAACGTATTAGTGAAGATGTCTAACTGTAACCATCGATAAATAGTTGACCTTTCAATGTTGCATTCTGTAGCAATATGATTAATATTATGACCACTAATTAATAATTGAATAGCCTTTTGTTGTAATGGTGAGAGGCGATCATAATTTTCCCAGAGTTTGTCTTGATGTTGATATTCGGTAAATTTAACGAGTAATTCGTTTTTTTCTTCAGCCTCATAGTAGGGTTTAGCTTCATTTTTATTAATTAAAAAACCATCTTTATCGTAACGAGGTTTAAATTCTGGGAGTAAATTAAAGTTAAGTTTACCTTCTGGGGTAAAGTCATCATCGGAGTAACTAAATTCTATTTTCTCACTATCTTCTAAATACATAATAACCTTTAATAACTGATTGATTAACTGGTTAATTAACTGATATTATTATAACATGAGAAAATTTCAAATAGATTGAACTATAATTGAAAATGTAAATTTATTGAGAAGAATTTGAGGCTGTCAATGAGCATTAATTTAGCGGTTACTGACTCACTGACTAGCACAAACTTAATTTAATTATATGCCAAATATCAAAAAAAAAACCAAAGATGACGCTAGATTAGCTGAATTACTCCAAATACCTGACGAGGTTAAGTCGAATGATAATGCTGATACCAGCCCTGACAATGTTAATAATAAGAATAACGTTACTAACATTAAAAAATCAGATGAAATAGTACCTGATTATTTAAGTACTTTGTACGGTCAAATATATTTTGATTCTCAATGGCGATTACCGTCAGATATTGAAAAAATATTAGAAACCCCTGAAAATTGTTTAGAAATATTTAGAAGTATTTTTCCCTTACTTGAAGTATTGCATAGTTTTTCTTGGTGTAATCGTCTAGCAAAAAATAAGTTTGAGGCTTATATAAAAAATTGGGCTGATATGCCTAACACACTAGAAAAAGATTTTTCTGGTATTCAAACTAGAAGTGATATAGGACTTCAATTGATCCAATCTGCTATGATGATCAACGCATTTTTGATTAAACCTAAATTTACTTTAGCTGAGTTCAAAAATTTGATTCACAATACTAAAAAAAATGTTGAATTAAATTTAATTGAAAATAATTTTATAAATATTAAAAATGTCTTTGACATTTTAGAAGGTATCAGCCGTATATTTCCTGAAATTAAATTTCCTGAGTTTAAAGAACGAAACCCAACTTTTATAAAACCAGTACATTACTCCTATGTAAAAAAAGAGATTGATATTAATCCAAGCTCCCCTCAAACTTTAGATATTTTAGACGGAATAATTAAAATAAAATTATGGACTGATAAAGAAGATGAAAAAGAATTTGAGAGAAGAAAAAAATATCCTCATGCAGATGATAAAGGTATTTTAAAAATTAATCAATATGATTATGAATTAGTTAAATTTGATTATAAAGACGTAAAAATATTATTGGCTATAATGTCTGAGGCTTATTATCAGTCTAATGATTTCTATATTAGTCTTAATAAAATCCTTAATGTTATTGGTGAGGGTAGCGATAAAAATGTATTTGAAAACGGGATTTTAGTACCAATGGCTGAGAGAAGAAAAGATGTAGAAAAGAGAATAGAAAAATTCAAATTTATTAGATATATATGGAGACATTATAAAGGTAAAGAACCTTATGGTAATTATATTGAAGGTTTAGGACAATTAAAATCAATTAAATCTAACATTATTAATATAGGCAATATAGTTAATTTTGATAACGATACTTTCATAAAAATAGGATTACCTGACTGGTATCATTTCAATAAAAATACGTTGAGGCAAAATACTTATTTACCCTTAAAACTACTTCAATTAAATGTTAAAAAGTACCCTCTTAGTTTCGCTATAGGACATAGAATTTGTATTCATTTTAGAATAAATAAAAAAAATTTCACTAATTCAATTGATTCTGATAACAGCCTCAATTTTAAACTGAAAACTATTTTAGATGATGTACTAAATACAGATGAGCTTAAATTAGCATTAACTAATCATGACAAGGGATTTAAACTTAAAATTATTATTTTAAATGCCATAGATAAACTGAAAACACAACTTAAATGGCAAATTCAATGGCAAGGATTAGAAGAAAAAATTAGTTTTAATGATTTCTATCATAAAACCTCATTCATAGTAACTTTAGATCCTGAATTAGAATCAGAAATTATAGGACAAAATACTAGCATTACCGTACCTTCAGAGGTAATAGAATCTATACCCCAAAACTATGAGTTAAGCAGTGATGATATTAAGTTACTCAGAAAAAATTTAAAAATGACTCAGATAGCATTAGCTGAGGCTATTAATTGTGATCAAACTACGGTATCCAAATTAGAAAACGGAAAAATACCCGTCAGCCCTGTTATTTATAACAAACTAAAATCAAAATATAAACCTCAAATTTTAGCCCTCAAAGATAAAAAATCTTAACCTAATTGTTATTTACCAGTTAAAAATCTCTAATCCTTAATCTATAAATAGGCTAGAGCTTTTTTAATGTGTAGATTTAATTTTTACCTCGTGAGTGCAATGAAAATATAAAAAAGTGCCTCGTGAGTGCAATAACAAAAAAAGTACCCTCACAAGTGCAATGAATTTAAAAGCTATATATAATAAGGGTTATAGACATCAAAAACATACTACTTAAATAAATTATGAAAAAGTACCCTCACAAGTGCAATGAATTTAAAAGCTATATATAATAAGGGTTATAGACATCAAAAACATACTACTTAAATAAATTATGAAAAAGTACCCTCACAAGTGCAATGAGTAGATTATTCATATTCATATTTTAAAAACTGTTTAAAAGCCTTATATATATTAGTTTATAGGCGATTTTACCCCTACCTCATGAGTGCAATGAATCCCCTCGTTAGTGCAATGAATCCCCTCGTTAGTGCAATGACTTCAAAATGAAATACTTTATTTTATAAGGTTTTCAGCCTTCAATATGAATCTAACTATTTCTAATAGTTATTAACTATTAGAAGGCACGAAATTAAAAATTCCGTGCCATTAATAAAAAAAGAAAAGAATCAGCCCTAGATCAAGATTTTTTTTAGGTCTTAGGGACTAAAATCAAATTAAAAAAAAGCGATCCCCAAAAAATGAAAAATATTGGAATCTAAAATCTAAAAAAAAATAGACCGCGCGATTTTTTCTTCAGTCGTGCGATCGCAAATAAAAACTTGAAATTAATTAAATATTAACCATGATTACCAAAAAATTGATAGCGCAATATTACCGCTTAATTTTACATGAGACAGCCCAAAAGTATGCGATCGCCCAAATCTCAGGTAATGAAGTTAAATATCCTCACCAAGTAATTTATAAACAAGTAGAGGGAAAAGAAGAAACTGAATATAAATATTTAACCCATGAACAATTAGAGGCAAGTATAGAAAGTAATTTGTCACTAGGAGTAATGCTAACTCAGAATAAAACAGGATTATGTAAGTCAGGCTGTATCGATATTGATTGTCCTAGAGATGCGACCGATTTAAAAGAAGGTTTAGTTTTAACTCAAAGATTGCAGAAAACAGCCCTAAAATTGAATTTAAGAGCCTATATTGAGTTTTCAGGTAATAGAGGCTATCACCTATGGATTTTCGCAAATAAGCCCGTTATTGGTGAAGTAATGCAAAATTGTTTGAAGGCGATCGCCCAACTAGCTAAAAATTCTGGTAAATTACCTGACAGTTTTGAAATAAAAGAAATATTCCCTAATAAATATCCTCAAGAAAGCAAAGTAATTAAGCTACCCTTCACAACTCACCTTAAAAGCTCTCTCAGAAGTGGATTTATAGGCTCTAATTTTGATGTTAATAACCCTCAGATAGAATTACCCTCTCAAGTAGAATTAATGGCTAATATTGCCCAAAATGATGTTATTGATATTTTGGAATGTGCCAAAAGTTTAAATTATCAAAACTTTGATAATAGTAAAGAAATTTATCAAGGCATAAACTCCGATAACCGTTATATCACTAAGTCGCTTAACTCAAATACTGCTAACTCCCATAACAGTTACTCCCAAAATAAACCAGTTAATCAAGATGAAATTACAAGTAAATTAAACTCTTTTGGAGATAAACACCCCTCATGTATTAACTTTCTTCTCAACAATGGTGCACCCTTAGAAATTGAATATAACCAAGCTAATTTAACCTTAGTCAGATATTGCCTAACCAGAGGATTTAACCTTGAGGATAGCTTACCATTGGCTGAACTCATGGCAAAAAATACCAGTGAGAATCATTCAACATCCAAAGACTATCAAGGGAAAATAAATAACTTTAAATCCGTATTTCAATCAGCCTCAAGGAATAGTGAAGATTATTTATTCGATTGTGGCTATGTCTTATCAGGTTATAAACGAGGCAACAAAGGAAAATTAAGCGATAGGGGATGTATAGGTAGTAAATGCTCATTATTCAAAGTTAAAGACAATAATTCTGCTAAATATCCCTATAAACCAGATAATATCTCCCATAATGGTAATTACTCTAATAATGGTAATTATCCTCAAAATTTCTATAACCAAGACTATCAAAGTCAATCAGATAATTATAAAAATATATCAAATACTGTTAGACATTACCCATTACCCTCATTAATATTTGAGGCTATGATTAATTTAACTAATCAAGATAAAGAGATTTGCAAATCAAACTTACTTCTTACCATTGAGCCTCAATACTTAGCATTAATCAGAGAATCGCATCATGAGGGAGTCAATGAAGTTAAATTTATTAATCGAGGCACTGACAGCCTAAAACTCCTAGAGAATGAAGTTTTAGCTTATCTGATACAAAACTCTGATATAGTATCAGATTACTTAGAAATATTCCCTCAAGGATTTATAACCACCACCGATAAAAGATTATCAGAATATATTGATTATCTCCTAACCTTAGAATTACCGAGTGAGGATACCATTGAGGCACATATTGACTTAATCCGAGAGAAGGGGATAAAAGCGATCGCCTCAAATAATTACAGCCGTTACATTCATCAACTCCGAGAGGCTGAATATCTTACTAATGACTCCACTAACAACAATAAAATTAATTCGAATAGCCATAAATCAAATTCTAGTGATAGTTTACAAGCTATAGACATCCTCACAAAAACCATAGATGATACCGAATCACTCTTAAAACAATCGTTATCAGATAAAACCCTGTTATCAGTGGAAGATCGACTAATAGCATTGGTAGAGGCGTTAGTTAGTGAAGAAAAAATCTTTATCCCCACTCCCTCAAAAGATTTAAACCATCTTCTTAACGGTGGTTTAATGCCTTCTCGGTTATATGTTTTAGGTTCAGGTCCAGGTAATGGTAAATCAACTTTATGTTGTCAAATTGCAGAAAATGCTTGTCAGCTTGGTTTTAAGGTTGGTTATGCGTCTTATGAAATGTCGTTAGAACAAATATTTATTACATCATTATCTCGATTAGCACAATTAAACTCTAGTTATATAGAGGGTAAAACCTTCTTAAAATTTAGTATTTTAAAGAAACAAGTATTTAATGCCATTACAAAATATAAAAAAACTATAGCACCTAATTTACATATCATAGAGGCTGATGATCTTTATAATCCTAAACGAT
It contains:
- a CDS encoding DnaB-like helicase C-terminal domain-containing protein, with the protein product MITKKLIAQYYRLILHETAQKYAIAQISGNEVKYPHQVIYKQVEGKEETEYKYLTHEQLEASIESNLSLGVMLTQNKTGLCKSGCIDIDCPRDATDLKEGLVLTQRLQKTALKLNLRAYIEFSGNRGYHLWIFANKPVIGEVMQNCLKAIAQLAKNSGKLPDSFEIKEIFPNKYPQESKVIKLPFTTHLKSSLRSGFIGSNFDVNNPQIELPSQVELMANIAQNDVIDILECAKSLNYQNFDNSKEIYQGINSDNRYITKSLNSNTANSHNSYSQNKPVNQDEITSKLNSFGDKHPSCINFLLNNGAPLEIEYNQANLTLVRYCLTRGFNLEDSLPLAELMAKNTSENHSTSKDYQGKINNFKSVFQSASRNSEDYLFDCGYVLSGYKRGNKGKLSDRGCIGSKCSLFKVKDNNSAKYPYKPDNISHNGNYSNNGNYPQNFYNQDYQSQSDNYKNISNTVRHYPLPSLIFEAMINLTNQDKEICKSNLLLTIEPQYLALIRESHHEGVNEVKFINRGTDSLKLLENEVLAYLIQNSDIVSDYLEIFPQGFITTTDKRLSEYIDYLLTLELPSEDTIEAHIDLIREKGIKAIASNNYSRYIHQLREAEYLTNDSTNNNKINSNSHKSNSSDSLQAIDILTKTIDDTESLLKQSLSDKTLLSVEDRLIALVEALVSEEKIFIPTPSKDLNHLLNGGLMPSRLYVLGSGPGNGKSTLCCQIAENACQLGFKVGYASYEMSLEQIFITSLSRLAQLNSSYIEGKTFLKFSILKKQVFNAITKYKKTIAPNLHIIEADDLYNPKRLLGVCKKLNLDLLIVDYLQLLSTGDEKLDNSSFETAKISKIATELKRISRKAKIPIIAISDINKEGYNKTNNGGDLNLGSLRDSFKIAHSADVVMLLKSEIVEKEISDSDGSGKTYKKKAKLNQLEILAKKADLMRQNQLEQLSYKFPLRSGSNDTYSVITIEKNRTGKRGDILFRYAKALHYFEPICLGLDQVDKDTENF
- a CDS encoding helix-turn-helix domain-containing protein gives rise to the protein MYLEDSEKIEFSYSDDDFTPEGKLNFNLLPEFKPRYDKDGFLINKNEAKPYYEAEEKNELLVKFTEYQHQDKLWENYDRLSPLQQKAIQLLISGHNINHIATECNIERSTIYRWLQLDIFTNTLKLWQKKLLIEADIKIKSIVDKALDKLEFILDNPSKFDSRDYLKAIEISLNFINKLEK
- a CDS encoding helix-turn-helix transcriptional regulator; the protein is MPNTLEKDFSGIQTRSDIGLQLIQSAMMINAFLIKPKFTLAEFKNLIHNTKKNVELNLIENNFINIKNVFDILEGISRIFPEIKFPEFKERNPTFIKPVHYSYVKKEIDINPSSPQTLDILDGIIKIKLWTDKEDEKEFERRKKYPHADDKGILKINQYDYELVKFDYKDVKILLAIMSEAYYQSNDFYISLNKILNVIGEGSDKNVFENGILVPMAERRKDVEKRIEKFKFIRYIWRHYKGKEPYGNYIEGLGQLKSIKSNIINIGNIVNFDNDTFIKIGLPDWYHFNKNTLRQNTYLPLKLLQLNVKKYPLSFAIGHRICIHFRINKKNFTNSIDSDNSLNFKLKTILDDVLNTDELKLALTNHDKGFKLKIIILNAIDKLKTQLKWQIQWQGLEEKISFNDFYHKTSFIVTLDPELESEIIGQNTSITVPSEVIESIPQNYELSSDDIKLLRKNLKMTQIALAEAINCDQTTVSKLENGKIPVSPVIYNKLKSKYKPQILALKDKKS
- a CDS encoding Fic family protein, with the translated sequence MTYLIPKLPLKIDLETKTILKKLINAKSALMKLDGVSNIIPNKEILINTLSLQEAKNSSLVENIITTDEDLFKSNSFENEFSTIESKEVYLYADALKKGYQLVKKHQLLTNNYIKEIQRILKQSDGNFRKGSGTNLTNDRTGEIIYSPPQDYNQILNLMDNLEKFINDDSISDLDPLIKMAIIHHQFESIHPFPDGNGRTGRIINVLYLVKHNLLETPILYLSRYINDHKNEYYRLLQAVRDDLTLESWENWVLYMLKGIEETSLQSITVIEKIKDLMQSHKNKMKKELPKIYSQDLLNATFNYPYTTTSILERELKKSRVTINKYLDELCNIDLATKIKKGRENYYINTDLVTLLCNINK